A stretch of Paludisphaera borealis DNA encodes these proteins:
- a CDS encoding alpha/beta hydrolase, giving the protein MIVLNLFLAFGLFQAAPSRADEPGFDRKEDVIYGRKYGTALTLDVLTPKANAKGVGVIFMVSGGFVSSHEAIQPVFFKPFLDHGYTVFAVVHGCQPRFQVPEIIEDVNRAVRFIRHHAKDYKIDPDRLGVYGASAGGHLSLMLGTAGKAGDPSAKDPVDRESSRVQAVACFFPPTDWLNFGEPGKERLRATDFEPQFSAAFDYRKPDEKTGLWLPIDDPDTRREIARATSPITHVTPDDPPTLLIHGDADTLVSIQQSESFEKKLRETGVESRLIVKKGSGHGWVGLDKDLDTFVEWFDQHLAKPAAAKAAQAAPAGAVEKRPG; this is encoded by the coding sequence ATGATTGTTCTCAACTTGTTCCTGGCGTTCGGCCTGTTTCAGGCGGCGCCGTCGCGGGCCGACGAGCCCGGCTTCGACCGCAAGGAAGACGTGATCTATGGTCGCAAGTACGGCACGGCGCTCACCCTGGACGTGCTGACGCCCAAGGCGAACGCCAAGGGCGTCGGCGTGATCTTCATGGTCAGCGGCGGCTTCGTCTCGTCGCACGAGGCGATCCAACCGGTGTTCTTCAAGCCGTTCCTCGACCACGGCTACACAGTCTTCGCCGTCGTCCACGGCTGCCAGCCGCGGTTTCAGGTCCCCGAGATCATCGAGGACGTCAACCGGGCCGTGCGGTTCATCCGCCACCACGCCAAGGACTACAAGATCGACCCCGACCGCCTGGGCGTCTACGGCGCCTCGGCCGGCGGCCACCTGTCGTTGATGCTCGGCACGGCAGGGAAGGCCGGCGATCCCTCGGCCAAAGACCCCGTCGATCGCGAGTCGAGCCGGGTGCAGGCGGTGGCCTGCTTCTTCCCACCGACCGACTGGCTGAACTTCGGCGAGCCGGGCAAGGAAAGGCTCCGGGCGACGGACTTCGAGCCCCAGTTCAGCGCCGCGTTCGATTACCGCAAGCCGGACGAGAAGACCGGCCTGTGGCTTCCGATCGACGACCCCGATACGCGGCGCGAGATCGCCCGCGCGACGTCGCCGATCACCCACGTCACGCCCGACGACCCGCCGACCCTCCTCATCCACGGCGACGCCGACACGCTGGTCTCGATCCAGCAGTCGGAATCGTTCGAGAAGAAGCTCCGGGAGACCGGCGTCGAGAGCCGCCTGATCGTCAAGAAGGGCTCGGGACACGGCTGGGTCGGGCTCGACAAGGACCTCGACACGTTCGTCGAATGGTTCGACCAGCACCTCGCCAAGCCGGCCGCCGCGAAGGCGGCGCAGGCCGCGCCCGCTGGGGCGGTTGAGAAGCGGCCGGGCTGA